A region of Streptomyces sp. TG1A-60 DNA encodes the following proteins:
- a CDS encoding TerD family protein, producing the protein MEQSLASLVIRHTHRLPVPKGSAGESTAAVRQFDVALLSVGFKLSTELMERLSGLSTAAVAHTASRTLRTVREMVGDHVRHNSYFIDFPANVPDTEEFWTRCVAKALGDDSARENVLTQLAHGVLDLLSLPTYGRYQHTYEELLAAQDELIASAGDRVTVLHLGADLDGELTALYLALAGSTTPLGEDGLRDLKTLAERCAPGPQPEAIPVRENRAVVNRARLDVGADLLLDTVTDVLRLACALSGGDVTLQEPTRFRAMSRPVRRALLAGLDGVVAANPAKLADVHTYREPFKRLGERLHPHEYPRWPHAADVFAVARGEKEARSFDSLVEKLLDEFDVLGAVKLLRSAPGKLFRALDLLLRVAADQEERDAVVAAAVEVAPEVSGRVVLSVREHFHNRERESDEPRVFVNRRGRAWVAPDFRPPVPAPDRDRLIAALDSELRRRLPAPGRLLLDPDILDVALPLSGRATAAGLGVLPRGSVSAVDGERLRFFVYWKENEDRTDYDLSALLLHSDYSTDSWLSYTSLTALGGRHSGDVTEAPEGASEFIDLSLDRVRSSFIVPQVNIYAGEGFEEVEESFFGFMVRDGEHKGRPFEPRTVRMKSELRGVGRVALPLVFRRGDDGRWRAKWLHLYLRGISSANRVEENQVSVSKVVRALVEREQLTVGYLIDLMSGDTTALDLWDGEAVPDEPVTYIGLERPEGLHPDSRVITLENLRDLIPG; encoded by the coding sequence TCCACGGCCGCGGTCGCGCACACGGCCTCGCGGACGCTGCGCACCGTGCGTGAGATGGTGGGCGACCACGTCCGGCACAACTCCTACTTCATCGACTTCCCCGCGAACGTGCCGGACACCGAGGAGTTCTGGACGCGGTGCGTGGCGAAGGCTCTCGGCGACGACAGTGCGCGCGAGAACGTGCTCACGCAGCTGGCCCACGGAGTGCTGGACCTGCTCAGCCTCCCCACGTACGGCCGGTACCAGCACACCTACGAGGAGCTGCTCGCGGCGCAGGACGAGCTGATCGCCTCGGCGGGCGACCGGGTGACCGTGCTGCACCTCGGCGCCGACCTGGACGGCGAACTCACGGCGCTCTACCTGGCTCTGGCCGGCAGCACCACCCCGCTGGGCGAGGACGGCCTGCGGGACCTCAAGACCCTCGCCGAGCGGTGCGCGCCCGGCCCCCAGCCGGAGGCGATCCCGGTCCGGGAGAACCGGGCGGTCGTCAACAGGGCCCGCCTCGACGTCGGCGCGGACCTTCTGCTGGACACCGTCACCGATGTGCTGCGGCTGGCCTGCGCGCTGTCGGGCGGTGACGTGACGCTGCAGGAGCCGACCCGGTTCCGGGCGATGTCGCGGCCGGTACGCCGGGCGCTGCTCGCGGGCCTGGACGGCGTGGTCGCGGCGAACCCCGCCAAGCTCGCCGATGTGCACACGTACCGGGAGCCGTTCAAGCGGCTGGGCGAGCGCCTGCACCCGCACGAGTACCCCCGGTGGCCGCACGCCGCCGACGTGTTCGCCGTCGCCCGGGGCGAGAAGGAGGCCCGGTCCTTCGACAGCCTGGTCGAGAAGCTGCTCGACGAGTTCGACGTGCTCGGCGCGGTGAAGCTGCTGCGGTCCGCTCCCGGCAAGCTGTTCCGCGCCCTGGACCTCCTGCTGCGCGTCGCCGCCGACCAGGAGGAGCGGGACGCGGTGGTGGCCGCCGCGGTGGAGGTCGCTCCCGAGGTCTCCGGCCGGGTCGTGCTGTCGGTGCGCGAGCACTTCCACAACCGGGAGCGGGAGAGCGACGAGCCCCGCGTCTTCGTCAACCGCCGGGGCCGCGCCTGGGTGGCCCCCGACTTCCGGCCGCCGGTACCGGCCCCCGACCGCGACCGACTGATCGCAGCCCTCGACTCCGAGCTGCGCCGTCGGCTCCCTGCGCCGGGCCGACTGCTGCTCGACCCCGACATCCTCGACGTGGCGCTCCCGCTCAGCGGCCGGGCGACCGCGGCCGGGCTCGGCGTACTGCCGCGAGGATCGGTCTCGGCGGTCGACGGCGAGCGGCTGCGCTTCTTCGTGTACTGGAAGGAGAACGAGGACCGGACCGACTACGACCTCTCGGCGCTGCTTCTCCACAGCGACTACAGCACCGACTCCTGGCTCTCCTACACGTCCCTCACCGCCCTCGGGGGCCGGCACTCGGGCGATGTCACCGAGGCGCCCGAGGGGGCCTCGGAGTTCATCGACCTGTCCCTGGACCGGGTGCGCAGCTCGTTCATCGTCCCGCAGGTCAACATCTACGCGGGCGAGGGCTTCGAGGAGGTCGAGGAGTCGTTCTTCGGGTTCATGGTGCGCGACGGCGAGCACAAGGGCCGGCCGTTCGAGCCGCGCACGGTGCGGATGAAGTCGGAGCTGCGCGGGGTGGGCCGCGTGGCACTGCCACTGGTGTTCCGGCGCGGGGACGACGGCCGGTGGCGCGCGAAGTGGCTGCACCTGTATCTGAGGGGCATCTCATCGGCCAACCGGGTCGAGGAGAACCAGGTGTCGGTGTCCAAGGTGGTGCGCGCCCTCGTGGAGCGGGAGCAGCTGACGGTGGGGTATCTGATCGACCTCATGTCCGGTGACACCACGGCCCTGGACCTGTGGGACGGCGAGGCGGTCCCGGACGAGCCCGTCACGTACATCGGCCTCGAACGTCCCGAGGGGCTGCACCCGGACTCCCGGGTCATCACCCTCGAAAATCTGCGCGACCTGATCCCGGGCTGA